The following coding sequences are from one Triticum dicoccoides isolate Atlit2015 ecotype Zavitan chromosome 4A, WEW_v2.0, whole genome shotgun sequence window:
- the LOC119289611 gene encoding early nodulin-93-like codes for MSTVNRADLDQRLAAANRCSREAAIAGAKAAAVATVAAAVPTLASVRMLPWAKAHLNPTGQALIISTVAGMAYFIVADKTIVSMARKNSYEDAPDHLKNTSFN; via the exons ATGTCGACGGTAAACCGCGCCGACCTCGACCAGAGGCTCGCCGCCGCCAACCGCTGCTCCAGAG AGGCTGCCATAGCGGGAGCCAAGGCTgccgccgtcgccaccgtcgcTGCCGCAGTCCCCACC CTGGCGAGCGTGAGGATGCTGCCGTGGGCAAAGGCGCACCTGAACCCTACCGGGCAGGCCCTGATCATCTCCACCGTCGCCGGGATggcctacttcatcgtcgccgacaAGACCATCGTTTCCATGGCCAGGAAGAACTCCTACGAGGACGCGCCGGACCACCTCAAGAACACCTCCTTCAACTAG